The following coding sequences lie in one Paracidovorax avenae genomic window:
- a CDS encoding TonB-dependent siderophore receptor, whose amino-acid sequence MPTPFRPQRPLQAQHALRQPRPFALRGAALAAALCIAAAAHAQPVAIDLPAQPLAQSLSALARQSGAQIVFATELAQGLRAPALRGTLEVREALDRLVAGSGLVVRAQDGRTFTIERPQAAPGQAAGGAPALGEVRVQAARGEDTAYYAPSSASGTKTEAALRDVPQTIDVVPQQVIRDQGATSIQDTLRNVAGVGLSTGDGQRDQVSIRGFTSIGDQFVDGFRDDALYFRDLSNIERVEVVKGPAAVLYGRGSSGGLVNRVTKKPGTNVSDVALSVGSWADKRAEFDVGRAPAGSDWSWRVTGAAEDANSYRSQQFLERQAIAPSVLWKPDGATSLMLQADYLRDKRVTDFGIPAYRGRPVAVDPGTYYGSANARDADTSESRVSSFAATFEHRFSDTLRLRNALRYYHYELDRQNTLPGGAVNEAAGTVALTRSGIDRFEHGVFNQTELIQKLRTGSVEHEVLYGVELGQQNKDALSFSDGTVATVNLFHPVLPVVPLDGGGKLTASALNRYDTRGIYVQDQVTFTQQWKLLAGLRYDRFGQATDNRLPGQADFERTDTTWSPRLGLVWQPDAVQSYYASVSRSYQPSAEMFALSASNASVKPERTTNYEVGTKWDLLGGRATATASLFQLERTDIKTADPAQPTVLIPIGTQRTRGLELSLSGELRPGTQATFSYAFLDTRVTRSTATDAGQPVEGKRATLTPRNAFSAWITQQLGEAWSVGGGVNYVGDRFANPGNTVTLPSYVVVDAMAQYRIDRATTLQLNLRNLFDRNYIVSAHGSNANLNLPGAPRNATLTLRHSF is encoded by the coding sequence ATGCCGACCCCGTTCCGTCCCCAGCGCCCCCTGCAGGCCCAGCACGCCCTGCGCCAGCCCCGGCCCTTCGCCCTCCGGGGCGCGGCCCTGGCTGCGGCACTGTGCATCGCCGCCGCCGCCCATGCCCAGCCCGTGGCCATCGACCTGCCCGCGCAGCCGCTGGCGCAATCGCTGTCAGCGCTCGCCCGCCAGAGCGGCGCGCAGATCGTATTCGCCACCGAACTGGCACAGGGGCTGCGCGCGCCCGCGCTGCGCGGCACGCTGGAGGTGCGCGAGGCGCTGGACCGCCTGGTGGCCGGCTCGGGTCTCGTCGTGCGCGCGCAGGATGGGCGCACCTTCACCATCGAACGCCCCCAGGCAGCACCGGGCCAGGCCGCCGGTGGCGCGCCCGCGCTGGGCGAGGTGCGCGTGCAGGCCGCGCGCGGCGAGGACACGGCCTACTACGCCCCCTCGTCCGCCAGCGGCACCAAGACCGAGGCGGCCTTGCGCGATGTGCCCCAGACCATCGACGTGGTGCCCCAGCAGGTGATCCGCGACCAGGGCGCCACGTCGATCCAGGACACGCTGCGCAACGTGGCGGGCGTGGGCCTGTCCACGGGCGACGGACAGCGTGACCAGGTGAGCATCCGCGGCTTCACCAGCATCGGCGACCAGTTCGTGGACGGCTTCCGGGACGATGCGCTGTATTTCCGCGACCTGTCGAACATCGAACGCGTGGAGGTGGTGAAGGGGCCGGCCGCCGTGCTTTATGGGCGCGGATCGTCCGGCGGCCTCGTGAACCGCGTCACGAAGAAGCCGGGCACCAATGTGTCCGATGTGGCCCTGAGCGTGGGCAGCTGGGCGGACAAGCGGGCCGAGTTCGATGTGGGCCGCGCACCCGCGGGCAGCGACTGGTCCTGGCGGGTGACCGGCGCGGCCGAGGATGCCAACAGCTACCGCAGCCAGCAGTTCCTGGAGCGCCAGGCGATCGCACCGTCGGTACTCTGGAAGCCCGACGGCGCCACCTCGCTGATGCTGCAGGCGGATTACCTGCGGGACAAGCGTGTGACCGATTTCGGCATTCCGGCATACCGGGGCCGCCCGGTGGCCGTGGACCCGGGCACCTACTACGGATCGGCCAATGCACGCGATGCGGACACGTCGGAATCCCGGGTCAGCTCTTTCGCCGCCACCTTCGAGCACCGCTTCTCCGACACCCTGCGCCTGCGCAATGCCCTGCGCTACTACCACTACGAGCTGGACCGCCAGAACACCCTGCCCGGGGGCGCCGTCAACGAGGCCGCCGGCACCGTGGCGCTCACGCGCTCGGGCATCGACCGCTTCGAACACGGCGTGTTCAACCAGACCGAGCTGATCCAGAAGCTGCGCACCGGCAGCGTGGAGCACGAGGTGCTGTACGGCGTGGAGCTGGGCCAGCAGAACAAGGATGCGCTGAGCTTCTCGGACGGCACCGTCGCCACCGTGAACCTGTTCCATCCGGTGCTGCCGGTCGTGCCGCTGGACGGTGGAGGCAAGCTGACCGCCAGCGCGCTCAACCGGTACGACACGCGCGGCATCTACGTGCAGGACCAGGTCACGTTCACGCAGCAATGGAAGCTGCTGGCGGGCCTGCGCTACGACCGGTTCGGGCAGGCGACCGACAACCGGCTGCCGGGCCAGGCCGACTTCGAGCGCACGGACACGACCTGGAGCCCGCGCCTGGGCCTGGTCTGGCAGCCCGACGCCGTGCAGTCGTACTACGCCTCGGTGAGCCGCTCGTACCAGCCATCGGCCGAAATGTTCGCGCTGTCGGCATCGAATGCGTCCGTGAAGCCCGAGCGCACCACCAACTATGAAGTGGGCACGAAGTGGGATCTGCTGGGCGGCCGCGCCACCGCCACGGCCTCGCTCTTCCAGCTGGAGCGCACCGACATCAAGACCGCCGACCCGGCGCAGCCCACGGTGCTGATCCCCATCGGCACGCAGCGCACGCGCGGGCTGGAGCTGTCGCTCTCGGGAGAACTGCGCCCCGGCACGCAGGCCACCTTCAGCTATGCGTTCCTGGATACGCGCGTCACGCGCTCCACGGCCACGGACGCGGGCCAGCCGGTGGAAGGCAAGCGCGCCACCCTCACGCCGCGCAATGCCTTCTCGGCCTGGATCACCCAGCAGCTTGGCGAGGCCTGGAGCGTGGGCGGCGGCGTGAACTACGTGGGCGACCGTTTCGCCAACCCGGGCAACACCGTGACGCTGCCGTCGTACGTGGTGGTGGACGCCATGGCGCAGTACCGCATCGACCGTGCGACCACGCTGCAACTGAACCTGCGCAACCTGTTCGACCGCAACTACATCGTGTCGGCGCACGGATCGAACGCGAACCTGAACCTGCCGGGCGCTCCGCGCAATGCGACGCTGACGCTGCGGCACAGCTTCTGA
- a CDS encoding S-layer protein, protein MPTSTLRARRPVRHPLAASSLLVLLLSACGGSSGSSDNFEKGRWTTGDLHTHTVQSDDSRTTQTLDFLLGKAFTSYGLDWMAVTNHLRSSKYDNAANLLPAPRAFAYGMENYEMPRIKALQDAGSHKGKLIYSAFEWDMPTHDHIGVGIFEGTSGNWKASANAAKEFQYLFTTGAESLFDPADVARWKARYPQRYNQTGDDAIKAIAWLKDKYPDNSYALINHPSRNPNKYTIADFRQMNDLAPRIVFAIEGMVGNQLEPDRGGYTSAYIDANKPNRTYGGTDYIVAQLGGVWDALLGEGRRIWNIADSDSHFEIDSNNNSSGYYPGEYAKTYVWQGAKAEGHIDGLIDSLRAGRSFGVFGDLINALDFNVSGAAGRATMGQEIHAAAGERVTVRIRFKSPPVNNYQRPVASGNPGNMTPRVDHVDVIVGDVGAKALPGTDAYRQATNPSTRVLRRFTAADWTTDEEGYNVVEFPMTVTKNQYLRLRGTNLGENVAGLTSGGEPLADQPVTTTDPATRHDQINDRNYGNLWFYSNPVFVSLR, encoded by the coding sequence ATGCCCACTTCCACGCTCCGCGCACGCCGGCCCGTACGCCATCCCCTGGCGGCCTCCTCCTTGCTGGTTCTCCTACTGAGCGCCTGCGGCGGCTCCAGCGGCTCATCCGACAACTTCGAGAAGGGCCGCTGGACCACCGGCGACCTGCACACGCACACGGTGCAATCCGATGATTCGCGCACCACGCAGACCCTGGACTTCCTGCTCGGCAAGGCCTTCACCAGCTATGGCCTGGACTGGATGGCCGTGACCAACCACCTGCGCTCGTCCAAGTACGACAACGCGGCCAATCTGCTTCCCGCGCCCAGGGCCTTCGCCTACGGCATGGAAAACTACGAGATGCCGCGCATCAAGGCGCTGCAGGACGCCGGCAGCCACAAGGGCAAGCTGATCTATTCGGCCTTCGAGTGGGACATGCCCACGCACGACCACATCGGCGTCGGCATCTTCGAAGGCACCAGCGGCAACTGGAAGGCCTCCGCCAACGCGGCCAAGGAATTCCAGTACCTCTTCACCACCGGCGCCGAGTCGCTGTTCGACCCGGCCGACGTGGCCCGATGGAAGGCCCGGTACCCGCAGCGCTACAACCAGACCGGCGACGACGCGATCAAGGCCATCGCCTGGCTGAAGGACAAGTACCCCGACAACAGCTACGCGCTGATCAACCACCCCTCGCGCAACCCCAACAAGTACACCATTGCCGACTTCCGCCAGATGAATGACCTGGCGCCCCGGATCGTGTTCGCCATCGAAGGCATGGTGGGCAACCAGCTCGAGCCCGACCGCGGCGGCTACACCTCGGCCTACATCGACGCCAACAAGCCCAACCGCACCTACGGCGGCACCGACTACATCGTGGCGCAACTGGGCGGCGTGTGGGACGCGCTGCTGGGCGAAGGCCGCCGCATCTGGAACATTGCCGATTCCGACTCGCACTTCGAGATCGACTCCAACAACAACAGCAGCGGCTACTACCCGGGCGAATACGCCAAGACCTACGTCTGGCAGGGCGCCAAGGCGGAAGGCCACATCGACGGGCTGATCGACAGCCTGCGCGCGGGCCGCAGCTTCGGGGTGTTCGGGGACCTGATCAACGCCCTGGACTTCAACGTGTCCGGCGCAGCCGGCCGGGCCACCATGGGCCAGGAGATCCACGCCGCCGCCGGCGAGCGCGTGACGGTGCGCATCCGCTTCAAGAGCCCTCCGGTCAACAACTACCAGCGCCCGGTGGCGAGCGGCAATCCCGGCAACATGACGCCCAGGGTGGACCATGTGGATGTCATCGTGGGCGACGTGGGCGCGAAAGCACTGCCCGGTACCGACGCCTACCGGCAGGCCACCAACCCGAGCACGCGGGTGCTGCGCCGCTTCACCGCCGCGGACTGGACCACCGACGAGGAAGGCTACAACGTGGTGGAGTTCCCGATGACCGTCACGAAGAACCAGTACCTGCGCCTGCGCGGGACGAACCTCGGCGAGAACGTGGCCGGTCTCACGTCCGGGGGCGAGCCGCTGGCGGACCAGCCGGTCACCACCACCGATCCTGCCACCCGCCACGACCAGATCAACGACCGCAACTACGGCAACCTCTGGTTCTATTCGAACCCGGTCTTCGTGTCGCTGCGCTAG
- a CDS encoding RNA polymerase sigma factor: MTSIAADSRAVSGAAPLLAALVQHYEELVGALRQRFGEDCFPREIVNEVCVRLLERPVPHVENPVAFLRAISRDLAIDRHRARARRPETVLEPELLEAHASPPPPARLSHPELACAAQQCRQALLSAIADLPEACRDVFVMAKLYGLPQDEVAQRLSISRSMVARHLARALRGVQPVLQGTCAGNTPPDRDPRHGHGH; encoded by the coding sequence ATGACATCCATCGCTGCCGATTCCCGCGCCGTCTCCGGTGCCGCCCCCCTGCTGGCGGCGCTGGTGCAGCACTACGAGGAACTCGTCGGTGCGCTGCGGCAGCGCTTCGGGGAAGACTGCTTTCCCCGCGAGATCGTGAACGAGGTCTGCGTGCGGCTGCTGGAGCGGCCCGTACCGCACGTGGAGAATCCGGTGGCGTTCCTGCGCGCGATCTCGCGCGACCTGGCGATCGACCGCCACCGCGCCCGCGCGCGCCGGCCCGAGACGGTCCTGGAGCCGGAATTGCTGGAGGCGCACGCATCGCCTCCCCCTCCTGCTCGGCTGTCGCATCCCGAGCTGGCTTGCGCCGCGCAGCAGTGCCGGCAGGCCCTGCTGTCGGCCATCGCGGACCTGCCCGAAGCCTGCCGCGATGTGTTCGTGATGGCCAAGCTGTACGGGTTGCCCCAGGACGAGGTCGCGCAGCGCCTGAGCATCTCGCGCAGCATGGTGGCACGGCACCTGGCACGCGCGTTGCGCGGCGTGCAGCCGGTCCTGCAGGGCACCTGCGCCGGAAACACGCCGCCGGACAGGGATCCACGCCACGGCCATGGACACTGA
- a CDS encoding MlaD family protein, which produces MENKSHALAAGIFVVVVAALLAGLGLWLTRDRASYQLYELSTRESVGGLQPQAAVRYKGVAVGKVTRIGFDPDVPGNVLIRIAVNDQAPVTPATFAVLGYQGVTGLAHVLLDDGNGPQPALPRGASGLPRLPLKSSPFSQLAEQGPAILAQVQQATDRINDLLGDENQKRFSLALDNLGQAAGSANALMKRLDATVEQRLDPALASVPGVASDARETLKALRQAGTNAGDAANEVRAAVRKLSAEGGPIDKIADSSQSLSLAADRFGRVTLPRLSHAADETSRAARRLGRAASGFSDNPQSLIYGPGRSAGGPGEPGFEAPAAAAP; this is translated from the coding sequence ATGGAAAACAAGTCCCATGCCCTGGCCGCGGGCATTTTCGTGGTGGTCGTGGCGGCGCTGCTGGCGGGGCTGGGCCTGTGGCTCACGCGCGACCGTGCGAGCTACCAGCTCTATGAACTCTCCACCCGCGAGAGCGTGGGCGGCCTGCAGCCCCAGGCCGCCGTGCGCTACAAGGGCGTCGCCGTGGGCAAGGTCACGCGCATCGGCTTCGATCCCGACGTACCGGGCAACGTGCTCATCCGGATCGCCGTCAACGACCAGGCGCCCGTCACCCCGGCCACCTTCGCGGTGCTGGGCTACCAGGGCGTCACCGGGCTGGCCCACGTGCTGCTCGATGATGGCAATGGTCCGCAGCCGGCGCTGCCCCGGGGGGCGAGCGGCCTGCCGCGGCTGCCCCTCAAGAGTTCCCCCTTCAGCCAGCTGGCGGAGCAGGGGCCGGCCATCCTCGCGCAGGTACAGCAGGCGACCGATCGCATCAACGACCTGCTGGGCGACGAGAACCAGAAGCGCTTCTCCCTGGCGCTGGACAACCTCGGCCAGGCCGCCGGCAGCGCCAACGCGCTCATGAAGCGGCTCGATGCCACCGTGGAACAGCGGCTCGATCCCGCACTGGCCTCGGTGCCGGGCGTGGCGAGCGATGCGCGCGAGACGCTGAAGGCGCTGCGGCAGGCGGGCACCAACGCCGGCGACGCGGCCAACGAGGTCAGGGCCGCCGTGCGCAAGCTCAGCGCCGAAGGCGGGCCGATCGACAAGATCGCCGACAGCTCGCAATCGCTCTCGCTGGCCGCAGACCGTTTCGGCCGCGTGACGCTGCCGCGCCTGAGCCACGCCGCCGACGAGACCTCGCGCGCTGCGCGCCGGCTGGGCCGGGCGGCCAGCGGCTTCAGCGACAACCCGCAATCGCTCATCTACGGGCCCGGCCGTTCGGCGGGCGGCCCCGGCGAGCCCGGATTCGAGGCGCCTGCCGCGGCGGCCCCGTGA
- a CDS encoding ABC transporter ATP-binding protein — translation MTIDAQADAIATGPAAAPEPPPTDAPPVVEIQGLSTVFGKGDEAFAVHENLDLTVRRGEILALVGGSGTGKTVLLRQMLGLTRPAKGSVTVLGRPASEMGRAGAASRVGMLFQHGALFSAFSVLDNVAFALREQGTLPRDLICDAAMVKLRMVGLKPEHATRMPSDLSGGMIKRVALARALVMDPPLLLLDEPTAGLDPNSSDEFCELLRELHAALGLTVVMVTHDLDTLFALSTRVAVLAEKRVITSGTPQEVTRFEHPFIQHFFLGERGRRAMAPAPSAPPAAAPGQEA, via the coding sequence ATGACGATCGATGCACAAGCAGACGCCATCGCCACGGGCCCCGCGGCCGCCCCCGAGCCGCCGCCGACGGACGCGCCGCCCGTGGTCGAGATCCAGGGGCTGTCCACCGTGTTCGGCAAGGGCGACGAAGCCTTCGCCGTGCACGAGAACCTCGACCTCACGGTGCGCCGCGGCGAGATCCTCGCGCTCGTGGGCGGCTCGGGCACCGGCAAGACCGTGCTGCTGCGGCAGATGCTGGGCCTCACCCGTCCGGCCAAAGGCAGCGTCACCGTGCTGGGCCGGCCGGCCTCCGAGATGGGCCGTGCGGGCGCCGCGAGCCGCGTGGGCATGCTGTTCCAGCACGGTGCGCTGTTCTCCGCGTTCAGCGTGCTGGACAACGTCGCCTTCGCGCTGCGCGAGCAGGGCACCCTGCCCAGGGACCTGATCTGCGACGCCGCCATGGTCAAGCTGCGCATGGTAGGCCTGAAGCCCGAACACGCCACGCGCATGCCGTCGGATCTGTCGGGCGGCATGATCAAGCGCGTGGCGCTGGCGCGCGCGCTCGTCATGGACCCGCCGCTGCTGCTGCTCGACGAGCCCACTGCGGGCCTCGACCCGAACAGCTCCGACGAATTCTGCGAACTGCTGCGCGAACTCCATGCCGCGCTCGGCCTCACCGTGGTGATGGTCACGCACGACCTGGACACGCTTTTCGCGCTCAGCACGCGTGTCGCGGTCCTCGCGGAAAAACGGGTCATCACCAGCGGCACGCCGCAGGAGGTGACCCGCTTCGAGCATCCGTTCATTCAACACTTTTTCCTCGGGGAGCGCGGCCGCCGCGCGATGGCGCCCGCGCCGTCGGCGCCGCCTGCCGCCGCCCCGGGACAGGAGGCCTGA
- a CDS encoding ABC-type transport auxiliary lipoprotein family protein, whose translation MAHHAVTPRARGLRAVAIAAAAALMAGCSALPAPPPRADVYDFGPGPLSQAPTERGAPLPPIALPEVAVAGPVEGSTAVLYRLAYDDPRRLRPYGQARWSQPPAQLVQQALRDQLGLRRPVLMGDEGASQLVDTGKPPAVLRVEIEELSQVFQAPKSSTGVLRLRASLADSTQAGEKLVAQRVFVVQRPAPTADARGGTLAMAEAAAQAARDVAAWVEQMGR comes from the coding sequence ATGGCACACCACGCAGTCACCCCCCGGGCCCGCGGCCTCCGGGCCGTCGCCATCGCGGCCGCCGCAGCGCTCATGGCGGGCTGCTCCGCCCTGCCCGCGCCACCGCCCCGGGCCGACGTGTACGACTTCGGTCCCGGCCCGCTGTCGCAAGCGCCCACCGAGCGTGGCGCGCCGCTGCCGCCCATCGCGCTGCCCGAGGTGGCCGTCGCGGGGCCGGTCGAAGGCAGCACCGCCGTGCTGTACCGCCTGGCCTACGACGATCCGCGCCGCCTGCGCCCCTACGGCCAGGCACGCTGGAGCCAGCCGCCCGCGCAGCTCGTGCAGCAGGCCCTGCGCGACCAGCTCGGCCTGCGCCGTCCCGTGCTCATGGGCGACGAGGGCGCGTCGCAACTCGTGGACACCGGCAAGCCGCCTGCGGTGCTGCGCGTGGAGATCGAGGAGTTGAGCCAGGTCTTCCAGGCGCCCAAGTCCAGCACCGGCGTGTTGCGGCTGCGTGCCTCCCTCGCCGACTCCACCCAGGCCGGCGAGAAGCTCGTCGCCCAGCGCGTCTTCGTCGTCCAGCGCCCGGCCCCCACGGCCGACGCGCGCGGCGGCACGCTCGCCATGGCCGAGGCAGCCGCCCAGGCGGCGCGGGACGTGGCGGCCTGGGTGGAGCAGATGGGGCGGTAG
- a CDS encoding MlaE family ABC transporter permease, which translates to MSDSQPRITRTDTPEGPVAALLGRWGAAELGTRPAWKALSAQLAKTPPSAGLGWDLRGIEWLDHVGAQLLWNHWGRDWPERLSVDDAQRDMLERVAEYTVTRRPSESSWRLSEEIDRLGVKVLSALGHARHLLELVGQLMIDLVRVVRAPRRAPWRDISGHLYRMGATAMPITAIVGFLIGVVLAYLMSLQLRQFGAESFIVNILGISLIRELGPMLAAILVAGRSGSAITAQIGVMRVTEELDAMRVMGIPHGFRLVMPRAVALAIAMPLIAVWTTLCALAGGMLAADIAMNVSPAYFVQALPNAVGFSNLVLAMGKSVVFGVGIALIGCHWGLRVKPNTQSLGEGTTASVVNAITMVIIVDALFAIAFKNLGI; encoded by the coding sequence ATGAGCGACAGCCAGCCACGCATCACACGCACGGATACCCCCGAAGGGCCGGTCGCGGCGCTGCTCGGCCGCTGGGGCGCGGCGGAACTGGGCACGCGGCCGGCCTGGAAGGCCCTGTCGGCGCAGCTGGCGAAGACGCCGCCTTCGGCCGGCCTGGGGTGGGACCTGCGCGGCATCGAATGGCTCGACCACGTAGGCGCGCAACTGCTCTGGAACCACTGGGGCCGCGACTGGCCCGAACGCCTGTCCGTGGACGATGCGCAGCGCGACATGCTCGAGCGCGTGGCCGAATACACCGTCACCCGCCGGCCGTCCGAATCCTCCTGGCGCCTGTCCGAAGAGATCGACCGGCTCGGCGTGAAAGTGCTCAGCGCCCTCGGCCATGCGCGCCACCTGCTGGAACTGGTGGGCCAGCTGATGATCGACCTGGTCCGGGTGGTGCGCGCGCCGCGCCGCGCGCCATGGCGCGACATCTCGGGCCACCTCTACCGCATGGGCGCCACGGCCATGCCCATCACGGCCATCGTGGGCTTCCTGATCGGCGTGGTGCTGGCCTACCTCATGAGCCTGCAGTTGCGGCAATTCGGGGCCGAATCCTTCATCGTCAACATCCTGGGCATCTCGCTGATCCGGGAACTGGGCCCGATGCTGGCAGCCATCCTCGTGGCGGGCCGGTCCGGCTCGGCCATCACGGCGCAGATCGGCGTCATGCGGGTCACCGAGGAGCTGGATGCGATGCGCGTCATGGGCATACCGCACGGCTTCCGGCTGGTGATGCCCCGCGCGGTAGCCCTGGCCATCGCCATGCCGCTGATCGCCGTCTGGACCACGCTGTGCGCCCTGGCGGGGGGCATGCTCGCGGCCGACATCGCCATGAACGTCTCGCCTGCCTATTTCGTGCAGGCGCTGCCCAATGCAGTGGGCTTCTCCAACCTCGTGCTCGCCATGGGCAAGTCGGTGGTGTTCGGCGTCGGCATCGCCCTCATCGGCTGCCACTGGGGCCTGCGCGTGAAGCCCAACACCCAGAGCCTGGGCGAGGGCACCACGGCCTCGGTGGTGAACGCCATCACCATGGTCATCATCGTGGACGCGCTCTTCGCGATCGCGTTCAAGAACCTGGGGATCTGA
- a CDS encoding type III secretion system effector protein, translated as MFSIVRHLSFLSTRREPGNVQAASGVSGNGVVFSRSKKALGGSDVGMVGKIDGEEHLVKTGISRSLLGQAVALCAKGQIAEANKRLGYIASAWDRLVEGSTAKGALERKLTDAFHGFLQSGQGRKLAEKAKLDGLDIDDVSDVHASLVHADPQLRNPLGIPIIFDVINVAAAQDMVNALQGTYLAKHHIPDSSLLTVENNALIASRLIPDATPLDAFLTQPFLPGGVSLAEAKRAASLIKTAAAGNHVEPDEFARAQVLVSQINDPANLRSGQRALSEALQQKGLDGLFISLLTRLTLGESSDLGPDNMLVVPGANGRNQVVSIDVTGFRYDREKDATASPEDPVRHGWGKVIENPGLALNVLLDRSVLNSRYAKGLDPVHEAVVGCMREVLRQNAAPEAAAVKRWYASLDTARSTASLLSLRQGLGHLSGCSWMPDADLVDRVLARNASFIDNIAQKSRT; from the coding sequence ATGTTCTCGATCGTCAGGCATCTGTCGTTCCTCTCGACCCGCCGCGAGCCAGGCAACGTCCAGGCCGCCTCGGGCGTCTCCGGAAATGGCGTTGTTTTCTCCCGCTCGAAGAAGGCCTTGGGAGGCAGCGATGTCGGAATGGTCGGCAAGATCGATGGCGAGGAGCATCTTGTCAAGACAGGAATCTCGCGCAGCCTGCTGGGCCAGGCGGTTGCACTTTGTGCGAAAGGGCAAATTGCCGAAGCGAACAAGCGCCTGGGGTACATCGCCAGTGCCTGGGACAGGCTCGTGGAGGGGAGCACCGCGAAAGGGGCTCTGGAACGCAAGCTGACGGATGCTTTCCATGGCTTTCTCCAAAGCGGCCAGGGAAGAAAACTGGCGGAGAAAGCGAAGTTGGACGGGTTGGACATCGACGATGTCAGCGACGTTCATGCGAGCCTCGTCCACGCAGATCCGCAGTTGAGGAATCCACTCGGCATACCGATCATTTTCGATGTCATCAACGTGGCTGCCGCGCAGGACATGGTCAATGCATTGCAAGGTACTTATCTTGCAAAGCACCATATCCCGGACTCGTCCCTGCTGACCGTGGAGAACAATGCGTTGATCGCTTCGCGGCTCATTCCGGACGCCACGCCGCTGGATGCCTTCCTGACCCAGCCTTTTCTGCCTGGTGGCGTTTCGCTCGCGGAAGCAAAACGCGCTGCATCGCTCATCAAGACAGCGGCTGCCGGGAACCACGTGGAACCGGATGAGTTCGCACGGGCGCAGGTACTGGTTTCCCAAATCAACGATCCCGCCAATCTCCGCTCGGGCCAGCGGGCCCTGAGCGAGGCGTTGCAACAGAAGGGATTGGACGGCCTGTTCATTTCCCTGCTGACCCGGTTAACCCTGGGGGAATCGTCCGACCTGGGACCGGACAACATGCTGGTCGTTCCTGGCGCAAACGGCCGGAACCAGGTCGTGAGCATCGATGTCACGGGGTTCCGCTACGACCGGGAGAAAGACGCCACGGCAAGTCCGGAGGATCCGGTCCGGCATGGCTGGGGGAAGGTCATCGAGAACCCCGGCCTGGCGCTGAACGTGCTGCTCGACCGGAGTGTGCTGAACAGCCGTTATGCGAAAGGTCTCGATCCGGTCCACGAGGCAGTTGTCGGTTGCATGCGCGAAGTGCTGCGCCAAAACGCCGCGCCCGAAGCGGCGGCGGTGAAGCGCTGGTACGCCTCGCTCGACACTGCCAGATCCACCGCATCGCTTCTTTCGTTGCGCCAAGGCTTGGGGCATCTTTCAGGATGCAGCTGGATGCCGGACGCCGACCTGGTGGACAGGGTGTTGGCTCGCAATGCCTCCTTCATCGACAACATCGCACAAAAATCCAGGACGTGA
- a CDS encoding FecR family protein, whose protein sequence is MDTDPARRASSSARRAARSPHLPFDEALAPFADVLRQHLPTPEEIERAAAARKRRRTARAAAGTAVVALLTAGLWWADPAWHRDTLATAPGERRSVRLPDGSEVRLHGQSRVEVALHLRSRRLALSTGEASFDVAHAPWHRWLPWLQRPFAVQAGAVRVLDIGTVFQIRRRGAVFTPGGTGRTDIAVLQGRVSVHPLHGTAPAVRLVAGDLLRVPDDAAATGTSAVLPAPERPGPAAMAAATAWREGRLLLEATPLADAVAEMQRQHAAPIVIADEQAAGRRISGVFDLDRIDQLIDLLPRLAPVAVHRQPDGSVVIRSRAGAHSAS, encoded by the coding sequence ATGGACACTGATCCGGCCCGCAGGGCGTCCTCATCCGCGCGCCGCGCCGCGCGTTCTCCCCATCTTCCCTTCGACGAGGCGCTGGCCCCCTTCGCCGACGTACTGCGCCAGCACCTGCCCACGCCCGAGGAGATCGAGCGCGCTGCCGCCGCCCGCAAACGGCGCCGCACGGCCCGGGCGGCAGCGGGCACGGCGGTGGTGGCCCTGCTGACAGCCGGGCTCTGGTGGGCCGACCCGGCATGGCACCGCGACACCCTGGCCACCGCGCCGGGAGAACGCCGCAGCGTGCGCCTGCCGGACGGCAGCGAGGTGCGGCTGCACGGCCAGTCGCGCGTGGAAGTGGCACTGCACCTGCGCTCCCGCAGGCTGGCCCTCTCCACGGGCGAGGCGTCGTTCGACGTGGCGCATGCGCCATGGCACCGCTGGCTGCCGTGGCTGCAGCGGCCCTTTGCCGTGCAGGCCGGTGCGGTGCGCGTGCTCGACATCGGCACAGTGTTCCAGATCCGCCGCCGCGGCGCCGTCTTTACCCCGGGTGGAACGGGGCGCACGGATATCGCCGTGCTGCAGGGCCGTGTCAGCGTGCATCCGCTGCATGGGACGGCCCCCGCGGTGCGGCTGGTGGCCGGCGACCTGCTGCGCGTGCCGGACGACGCAGCGGCCACGGGCACCTCGGCCGTGCTGCCGGCCCCGGAGCGCCCGGGCCCTGCAGCGATGGCCGCGGCCACGGCCTGGCGCGAAGGGCGGCTGCTGCTGGAGGCGACGCCGCTGGCCGACGCCGTGGCCGAGATGCAGCGCCAGCATGCCGCGCCCATCGTGATCGCGGACGAGCAGGCAGCGGGCCGGCGGATTTCCGGCGTGTTCGACCTGGACCGCATCGACCAGCTCATCGATCTGCTGCCGCGGCTCGCGCCCGTGGCGGTCCACCGGCAGCCCGACGGCAGCGTGGTGATCCGGTCTCGCGCGGGAGCGCACTCCGCCTCCTGA